One window of Pseudacidobacterium ailaaui genomic DNA carries:
- a CDS encoding c-type cytochrome, producing MMNPIRLAAMVLAAVAAVATATAQTSGPDTYKAKCAMCHGTDGSGNTPAGKAMKAQPFNSPDLIKASDADLIAATKNGKGKMPAYSGKLTDAQIKDVIAYIRKLQKQ from the coding sequence ATGATGAACCCAATCAGACTAGCTGCTATGGTGCTCGCGGCGGTGGCTGCAGTTGCAACAGCAACTGCGCAAACCTCGGGGCCGGATACCTACAAAGCGAAGTGCGCGATGTGCCATGGGACGGACGGTTCCGGCAATACTCCCGCTGGAAAGGCGATGAAGGCTCAGCCTTTCAATTCACCGGATCTCATCAAGGCTTCTGACGCCGATCTGATTGCCGCTACGAAAAATGGAAAAGGAAAGATGCCGGCATACTCGGGCAAGCTTACCGACGCCCAGATTAAGGATGTGATTGCCTACATCCGCAAACTCCAGAAGCAATAG